Proteins encoded within one genomic window of Bradyrhizobium sp. CB1717:
- a CDS encoding HD domain-containing protein: MLSPIRLVSEAAELAAHRHNGMARKGRGDEPYINHLAEVANLLATATDGADAELIAAGWLHDTIEDTDTTREELAQRFSDRVASLVVECTDDMSLPKAERRQKQVEDAPHKSPGAKLIKIADKISNIGARIQTDPTAEERDDLADYTGWAEQVVAGCRGGNAWLDTKFDDAVKAARALL, encoded by the coding sequence ATGCTCTCACCCATCCGCCTTGTCTCTGAAGCTGCCGAGCTTGCCGCGCATCGCCACAATGGAATGGCGCGCAAGGGGCGGGGGGACGAGCCTTACATCAATCACCTCGCCGAGGTCGCGAACCTGCTTGCGACCGCGACCGACGGCGCCGATGCCGAGCTGATCGCAGCCGGCTGGCTGCACGACACAATCGAGGACACCGACACCACACGCGAGGAGCTTGCGCAAAGGTTCTCCGATCGTGTTGCGTCCCTCGTCGTCGAATGCACCGACGACATGAGCCTGCCCAAGGCCGAGCGGCGGCAGAAGCAGGTCGAGGACGCTCCGCACAAATCTCCCGGCGCCAAGCTGATCAAGATCGCCGACAAGATCAGCAATATCGGCGCGCGCATTCAAACCGATCCGACCGCTGAAGAGCGCGACGACCTCGCCGACTACACCGGGTGGGCCGAGCAAGTTGTCGCTGGCTGCCGCGGCGGCAATGCGTGGCTCGATACGAAATTCGACGATGCTGTGAAAGCAGCGAGGGCTTTGCTGTGA
- the ureE gene encoding urease accessory protein UreE has translation MIRATQVRGQHRFTEAPADTVVLDFDDRHRRRMAMTGTRGLEFLLDLENAVALRGGDALVLEDGRLVEVVAAPEPLLEIRGRDPHHLIRVGWHLGNRHLPTQIMAKSLRIRRDHVIEAMVKGLGARVIEIEAPFDPEGGAYADAGHAHGHDDHAHHDHGHHHHDHGHDHHDHHGHDHHHHDHAAHDHGHEHHHHHDEHCDHPDHHHGHKHAHDHK, from the coding sequence ATGATCCGGGCGACGCAGGTCAGGGGACAACACCGCTTCACGGAAGCGCCAGCGGACACGGTCGTGCTCGATTTTGACGACCGGCACCGTCGCCGCATGGCAATGACGGGGACGCGCGGTCTCGAATTCCTGCTCGACCTGGAGAACGCCGTCGCGCTGCGCGGCGGCGATGCGCTGGTGCTGGAGGACGGAAGGCTGGTCGAGGTGGTCGCGGCTCCGGAGCCGCTGCTCGAGATCCGCGGCCGCGATCCGCACCACCTCATCCGCGTCGGCTGGCATCTCGGCAACCGCCACCTGCCGACGCAGATCATGGCCAAGAGCCTGCGCATCCGCCGCGACCACGTCATCGAGGCCATGGTCAAGGGCCTCGGTGCGCGCGTGATCGAGATCGAGGCGCCGTTCGATCCCGAAGGCGGCGCCTATGCGGACGCCGGTCACGCGCATGGGCACGACGACCATGCGCACCACGATCACGGCCATCATCATCACGATCATGGTCACGATCACCATGATCATCACGGCCATGACCACCATCATCATGACCATGCCGCGCATGATCATGGCCACGAGCACCACCATCACCACGACGAGCATTGCGACCATCCAGACCATCACCACGGCCACAAGCATGCTCATGACCACAAATGA
- a CDS encoding urease subunit gamma, whose protein sequence is MNLSPREKDKLLISMAAIVARRRLDRGVKLNHPEAIAIISDFILEGARDGRTVAELMQSGAQVLTRDQVMPGIPEMIHDIQVEATFPDGTKLVTVHDPIR, encoded by the coding sequence ATGAACCTGTCTCCCCGCGAAAAGGACAAGCTTCTGATCTCGATGGCGGCGATCGTGGCGCGCCGCAGGCTGGACCGCGGCGTCAAGCTCAACCATCCCGAGGCGATCGCGATCATCTCCGATTTCATTCTCGAAGGCGCGCGCGACGGCCGCACCGTCGCCGAGCTGATGCAATCCGGTGCGCAGGTCCTGACCCGCGACCAGGTGATGCCGGGCATCCCCGAGATGATCCACGACATCCAGGTCGAGGCGACCTTTCCCGACGGCACCAAGCTCGTCACCGTGCATGACCCGATCAGGTAG
- a CDS encoding endonuclease domain-containing protein, translating to MPHDEVSQFQRTRARQLRRVMTRAETLLWRHLKAHRLARLGFSRQAPMGNYIADFVAHSCKLVIEVDGESHDFAERIRHDEIREEWFASRGYRVLRFTNDDVMKNLEGVALAILQAAELGAPPSLTLPRKGGGNGESGASDDLEET from the coding sequence ATGCCACACGACGAGGTCTCTCAGTTTCAAAGAACTCGCGCCCGGCAATTGCGGCGCGTGATGACGCGTGCGGAGACGCTGCTCTGGCGTCATCTCAAAGCCCACCGTTTGGCTCGCCTCGGCTTTAGTCGGCAAGCTCCAATGGGCAACTACATCGCCGATTTTGTAGCCCATTCCTGCAAGCTCGTTATCGAGGTTGATGGCGAAAGTCACGATTTCGCAGAGCGCATCCGCCACGACGAGATCCGCGAGGAGTGGTTCGCCTCCCGCGGCTATCGGGTGTTGCGCTTCACCAATGACGATGTGATGAAGAACCTGGAGGGAGTGGCTCTCGCCATCCTTCAGGCAGCGGAGCTCGGAGCACCCCCCTCCCTGACCCTCCCCCGCAAGGGGGGAGGGAACGGAGAGAGCGGCGCCTCTGATGACCTGGAGGAGACATGA
- a CDS encoding HWE histidine kinase domain-containing protein, which produces MVRLGFIIGFIALLGALLSGLAAYRVHDQELALDRIALARAIDVHASLVQDRLTERELLARVASGLFRAPSVLKPNMLEPLRSAIYAFKTDFVVAGWVARLQPNELAAAQAAIAAAGFPKPQIRDYSDKPIAPASLTHPIDVLMDLEPRSDETKALPGRSYDQDPVRSAMLARARIEKRSVASDPVPLLRGNGPIGIIVAAPVVPEGATEPAGFVTFSYELATLMLTNDDMSLFSVALKDPRKEGGELVANDQGIVSTRMGADGPAPSATRTMSFGGRDWQLSYYAKTNSARRAEQTAIIVAAIGFAITAMVCGLFGYVAYNNLRLSREIQVRIGFERRLTAVIDELNHRVKNILAVIQSIVTRTLRHGSDIDVARELLIGRIHAMSNVVSLLSESQWQGVKLKGLFEARAIPHADRIAVTGPDIAVSARAAQSLSLLFFELASHSDEGLSLVGKHPHITANWTVTGEAPEEVFHFRWEEFNTSEATRRPDSDFGLILLDRVAPEALGGTAKRFFTDVSYVYELTAPMETVVDMTERDRTDKISAPVRPVR; this is translated from the coding sequence GTGGTCCGGCTGGGTTTCATTATCGGCTTCATCGCTCTGCTCGGAGCCTTGCTTTCCGGGCTTGCGGCCTATCGCGTCCACGACCAGGAGCTGGCGCTGGACCGGATCGCGCTCGCGCGTGCGATCGACGTCCATGCCAGCCTGGTTCAGGACCGGCTCACCGAGCGCGAGCTGCTCGCGCGCGTCGCCTCAGGCCTGTTCCGTGCGCCGTCGGTGCTCAAGCCCAATATGCTGGAGCCGCTGCGCTCGGCGATCTACGCGTTCAAGACTGACTTCGTGGTGGCCGGCTGGGTTGCCCGGCTTCAGCCGAACGAGCTCGCGGCGGCGCAGGCGGCGATCGCGGCGGCCGGATTCCCGAAGCCCCAGATCCGTGACTACAGTGATAAGCCCATCGCCCCCGCGAGCCTCACCCATCCGATCGACGTGCTGATGGACCTCGAGCCGCGCAGTGACGAGACCAAGGCGCTGCCTGGCCGCAGCTATGACCAGGATCCGGTGCGCAGCGCGATGCTCGCCCGGGCCAGGATCGAGAAGCGATCGGTTGCTTCCGATCCGGTGCCGCTGTTGCGCGGGAACGGCCCGATCGGCATCATTGTGGCTGCTCCCGTGGTTCCCGAGGGGGCAACGGAGCCGGCCGGTTTCGTCACGTTCTCCTACGAGCTTGCCACACTGATGCTGACCAACGACGACATGTCGTTGTTCTCGGTTGCACTCAAGGATCCGCGCAAGGAAGGCGGCGAGCTCGTCGCCAACGACCAGGGCATTGTCTCCACGCGCATGGGCGCGGACGGTCCGGCGCCATCGGCGACGCGCACGATGAGCTTCGGCGGCCGCGACTGGCAGCTCAGCTACTACGCGAAGACCAATTCGGCGCGCCGCGCCGAGCAGACCGCGATCATCGTGGCGGCGATCGGTTTTGCCATCACCGCGATGGTGTGCGGCCTGTTCGGCTATGTCGCCTACAACAATCTGCGGCTCAGCCGGGAGATCCAGGTGCGGATCGGCTTCGAACGCCGCCTGACCGCGGTCATCGACGAGCTGAACCACCGCGTGAAGAACATCCTGGCTGTGATCCAGTCGATCGTGACGCGCACGCTGCGCCACGGCTCGGACATCGACGTCGCGCGCGAGCTCCTGATCGGCCGCATCCACGCCATGTCCAACGTGGTCTCGCTGCTCAGCGAGAGCCAGTGGCAGGGCGTCAAGCTGAAGGGCCTGTTCGAGGCGCGCGCGATTCCGCATGCCGATCGCATCGCCGTGACCGGCCCCGACATCGCGGTCAGCGCGCGCGCCGCGCAGAGCCTGTCGCTGCTGTTCTTCGAGCTCGCCTCGCATTCCGACGAGGGCCTGTCGCTGGTCGGCAAGCATCCGCACATCACCGCCAACTGGACGGTGACCGGCGAAGCGCCCGAAGAGGTCTTCCATTTCCGCTGGGAGGAGTTCAACACCAGCGAGGCGACGCGCCGGCCCGATTCCGACTTCGGCCTGATCCTGCTGGACCGCGTCGCGCCCGAGGCGCTGGGGGGCACCGCCAAGCGCTTCTTCACCGACGTCTCCTACGTCTATGAACTGACCGCGCCGATGGAGACGGTGGTCGACATGACCGAGCGCGACCGCACGGACAAGATCTCGGCGCCGGTGCGCCCCGTGCGCTGA
- a CDS encoding TetR/AcrR family transcriptional regulator, with product MAKGGGEEAESAPRRGRPRSIETTNAILESAYALMAATGLATTTIDAIARHSSVSKMTIYKWWPSREALLIDAFLHHAAQMLPLPPASAGTPAARARRHAAAYAEALQGEFGKVQLAVISECISKTGSAELFYARYLQFRRDALVDMIAAGQQDGSILAGGLAEDLYDAIYGSLFYRYIFGIAPITPGYARNLVDLVLRPKD from the coding sequence ATGGCGAAAGGCGGGGGTGAAGAGGCGGAGAGCGCGCCCCGGCGCGGCCGGCCAAGGTCGATCGAGACCACCAACGCCATCCTCGAAAGCGCCTATGCGCTGATGGCGGCCACGGGCCTTGCCACGACCACGATCGATGCGATCGCACGCCACTCCAGCGTGTCCAAGATGACGATCTACAAATGGTGGCCGTCGCGGGAAGCGCTGCTGATCGACGCCTTCCTCCACCATGCCGCGCAGATGCTGCCGCTGCCGCCCGCGAGCGCCGGTACGCCCGCGGCGCGCGCGCGCCGCCACGCCGCCGCCTATGCCGAGGCGCTGCAGGGCGAGTTCGGCAAGGTCCAGCTCGCCGTCATCTCCGAATGCATCTCCAAGACCGGCTCGGCGGAGCTGTTCTACGCCCGCTACTTACAATTCCGCCGCGACGCGCTGGTGGACATGATCGCCGCGGGCCAGCAGGACGGCAGCATTCTGGCCGGGGGGCTCGCTGAAGATCTCTACGACGCGATCTATGGCAGCCTGTTCTACCGCTACATCTTCGGCATCGCGCCGATCACACCGGGCTACGCGCGCAATCTGGTCGATCTGGTGTTGCGGCCGAAGGACTAG
- a CDS encoding urease accessory protein UreD translates to MRSELSATSTLFEANRARGAVRFDVHARDGVTRRGALHESGSLRVRFPSPEDQGLSGVFVNTAGGVAGGDRFDIEISAADRARLTLTTAAAEKVYRAPGPTAQLNISLKAGAGAHLSWLPQETILFDRARVQRRFDIELDEAASLLLCEIVIFGRTAMGERMEQGEFVDRWRMRRGGRLVFAETVRLDGDIGAKLARSAVAKGGAAIGTALIVPGDEALVERIREASESFSGEVGISAWNGFAMARFCAQDAARLRADMMAVLARTGAVLPRLWLN, encoded by the coding sequence ATGCGCAGCGAACTGTCGGCCACGTCCACGCTATTCGAAGCCAACCGTGCCCGTGGCGCGGTGCGCTTCGACGTGCATGCGCGCGACGGCGTGACGCGGCGCGGCGCCTTGCATGAATCCGGTTCGCTCCGCGTCCGCTTTCCATCGCCGGAAGATCAGGGCCTCTCCGGCGTGTTCGTCAATACGGCCGGCGGCGTTGCCGGCGGCGATCGCTTCGACATCGAGATATCGGCGGCGGATCGCGCGCGGCTGACGCTGACCACGGCGGCCGCCGAAAAGGTCTATCGCGCGCCGGGCCCGACGGCGCAGCTCAATATCTCGCTGAAGGCCGGCGCGGGCGCGCATTTGTCCTGGCTGCCGCAGGAGACCATCCTGTTCGATCGCGCGCGGGTGCAGCGCCGCTTCGACATCGAGCTCGACGAGGCGGCCTCGCTCCTGCTTTGCGAGATTGTCATATTCGGCCGCACTGCCATGGGCGAGCGGATGGAGCAGGGCGAGTTCGTCGACCGCTGGCGGATGCGCCGCGGCGGCAGACTGGTGTTCGCGGAAACCGTCCGGCTTGACGGCGATATCGGCGCAAAGCTCGCGCGATCGGCTGTGGCCAAGGGTGGCGCGGCGATCGGCACGGCGCTGATCGTGCCCGGCGATGAGGCCCTGGTCGAGCGCATCCGGGAAGCGTCGGAGTCTTTCTCCGGCGAGGTCGGAATCTCCGCGTGGAATGGCTTTGCAATGGCGCGGTTCTGTGCCCAAGATGCGGCGCGTTTGCGCGCCGACATGATGGCCGTGCTGGCGCGCACCGGCGCGGTCCTGCCGCGGCTCTGGCTGAACTGA
- a CDS encoding urease subunit beta: MIPGELFIQDGEIELNAGRKTVTLTVANTGDRPIQVGSHYHFFETNPALKFDRKKSRGMRLDIAAGTAVRFEPGQTRDVQLVAVAGRKMIYGFRGEVQGKL; this comes from the coding sequence ATGATCCCCGGCGAACTCTTCATCCAGGACGGCGAGATCGAGCTCAATGCCGGCCGCAAGACGGTGACGCTGACGGTCGCCAACACCGGTGACCGGCCGATCCAGGTCGGCTCGCACTACCATTTCTTCGAGACCAACCCCGCGCTGAAGTTCGATCGCAAGAAATCGCGCGGCATGCGCCTCGACATCGCCGCCGGCACCGCCGTCCGCTTCGAGCCCGGCCAGACCCGCGACGTCCAGCTCGTCGCGGTGGCTGGCAGGAAGATGATTTACGGTTTCCGTGGCGAGGTACAGGGCAAGCTGTGA
- a CDS encoding putative quinol monooxygenase yields MIYVVATLTIKPETRAEFIAGAIACIKETRKEPGNIAYDMHESVTDPSKMVFVEQWESAEALVPHRAMEHMKTFGRIAVKCFAAPPKIEIITPEKVETR; encoded by the coding sequence GTGATCTATGTCGTTGCAACCCTGACTATCAAGCCCGAGACGCGCGCCGAATTCATTGCAGGTGCCATCGCCTGCATCAAGGAGACGCGGAAGGAGCCCGGCAACATCGCCTACGACATGCATGAGAGCGTCACCGATCCCAGCAAGATGGTGTTCGTCGAGCAGTGGGAGAGTGCCGAGGCATTGGTGCCGCATCGCGCCATGGAACATATGAAGACGTTCGGCCGCATCGCGGTGAAGTGCTTCGCGGCGCCGCCGAAGATCGAAATCATCACGCCCGAGAAGGTCGAGACACGGTAA
- a CDS encoding OpgC domain-containing protein, whose translation MKPSVKANLAAFQHDARLYLTLGIANWSVFVDHIPNNVVNLLTLRNFGFSGAADLFVFVVGYGVAIIHGRMALERGYVVAATRIFRRVWRLYAAYVVLFVIYIDTIAYVASQSMAPEIIHEYNISGILEHPLRILIRGLVLQEEPLNLDLLQLMIPLMAFFPLVLWGLLRWPNLTLAASVALYVAARWFDWNFRVYPDQEWTFNPLCWQMLMVLGGWFAVTGAPGRALRGMSWLRILAGAYLVFAMAVTLMRHSPTLSTYLPDLFLNSIAPTDKENLAPYRVLHFLALALIATHLIPADHPGLKWRPLQAVIACGEEWLAVFCVAVFLSFAGHLILITGPNLVVMQVAVSITGFAAMTGLAYYIAWSKRQDLPAALRHQA comes from the coding sequence ATGAAACCGTCCGTCAAGGCGAACCTCGCCGCATTTCAGCACGACGCCAGACTCTATCTGACGCTCGGCATCGCCAATTGGTCGGTGTTCGTCGACCATATTCCGAACAACGTCGTCAACCTGCTGACGCTGCGCAACTTCGGCTTCAGCGGCGCCGCCGATCTGTTCGTGTTCGTGGTGGGCTATGGCGTTGCCATCATCCACGGCAGGATGGCACTGGAGCGCGGCTACGTGGTCGCTGCAACGCGCATCTTCCGTCGCGTCTGGCGACTCTACGCCGCCTATGTCGTGCTGTTCGTGATTTATATCGACACCATCGCCTATGTCGCCTCGCAATCGATGGCACCGGAGATCATCCACGAATACAACATCTCGGGAATTCTCGAGCACCCGCTGCGCATCCTGATCCGTGGCCTCGTGCTCCAGGAAGAGCCGCTGAACCTCGACCTGCTGCAACTGATGATCCCACTGATGGCGTTCTTTCCGCTCGTGCTGTGGGGGCTGCTGCGATGGCCGAACCTGACGCTGGCGGCATCGGTCGCGCTGTACGTCGCCGCGCGCTGGTTCGACTGGAATTTCCGGGTCTACCCGGACCAGGAATGGACCTTCAATCCGCTGTGCTGGCAGATGCTGATGGTGCTGGGCGGCTGGTTCGCCGTCACAGGCGCGCCGGGGCGTGCGCTGCGCGGCATGTCCTGGCTGCGGATCCTCGCAGGCGCCTATCTGGTCTTCGCGATGGCAGTCACCCTGATGCGCCACTCGCCGACGCTGTCCACCTACCTGCCCGATCTGTTCCTCAACAGCATCGCACCAACCGACAAGGAAAACCTCGCGCCCTATCGCGTGCTCCACTTCCTCGCCCTCGCGCTCATTGCGACCCATCTCATTCCGGCCGATCATCCCGGCCTGAAATGGAGGCCGCTACAGGCGGTGATCGCATGCGGCGAGGAATGGCTCGCGGTGTTCTGCGTCGCCGTGTTCCTGTCCTTCGCCGGCCACCTCATCCTGATCACCGGGCCGAACCTGGTAGTGATGCAGGTCGCGGTGAGCATCACCGGCTTCGCCGCGATGACCGGGCTCGCCTATTACATCGCATGGTCGAAACGGCAGGATCTGCCGGCAGCCCTGCGGCACCAGGCCTAA
- the ureG gene encoding urease accessory protein UreG, whose amino-acid sequence MSKSHGPLRVGVGGPVGSGKTALMDLLCKTMRERYDIAAITNDIYTKWDAEFLVRSGSLTPDRIAGVETGGCPHTAIREDASMNLAAVADMRAKFPGLDLVLIESGGDNLAATFSPELADLTIYVIDVAAGDKIPSKGGPGITRSDLLVINKIDLAPHVGASLEKMETDARRMRGERPFVMTNLKKSEGLDRIVGFIEAKGGLKRAG is encoded by the coding sequence ATGTCGAAATCTCACGGCCCTCTGCGTGTCGGCGTTGGCGGCCCGGTCGGGTCAGGCAAGACCGCGCTGATGGACCTGCTCTGCAAGACCATGCGCGAGCGCTATGACATCGCCGCGATCACCAACGACATCTACACCAAATGGGATGCGGAATTCCTGGTGCGGTCGGGCTCGCTGACGCCGGATCGCATCGCCGGCGTCGAGACCGGCGGCTGCCCGCACACGGCGATCCGCGAGGACGCCTCGATGAACCTCGCAGCGGTCGCGGACATGCGCGCGAAATTCCCGGGCCTCGATCTCGTGCTGATCGAGTCCGGCGGCGACAATCTCGCTGCCACTTTTTCCCCGGAGCTTGCCGACCTCACCATCTACGTCATCGACGTCGCCGCCGGCGACAAGATCCCGTCCAAGGGCGGCCCCGGCATCACCCGGTCCGACCTGCTGGTCATCAACAAGATCGATCTTGCGCCCCATGTCGGCGCCTCCCTCGAGAAGATGGAGACGGACGCAAGGCGCATGCGCGGTGAGCGCCCCTTCGTCATGACCAACCTGAAGAAGAGCGAGGGGCTAGACCGCATCGTCGGCTTTATCGAGGCCAAAGGCGGGCTGAAACGGGCTGGCTGA
- a CDS encoding urease accessory protein UreF translates to MLMTTNEPVGAGDLAGREAAALYRLMTWLSPAFPVGGFSYSSGIEWAVEAGDIVDVATLADWLDATLGDGSGFCDAVFLVQAYRATEAGEETSLRDIAELASAFVPSRERQLETVSQGRAFIDISRAAWDAEGLDAMVAACSTPLVYPVAVGVVAAMHGVPLAPTLHAFLHALVSNWISAASRLIPLGQTDSQRVLVRLEAAVAATASRALTAALDDLGSATFRADLASLRHETQYTRLFRS, encoded by the coding sequence ATGCTCATGACCACAAATGAGCCTGTCGGTGCCGGTGACCTCGCCGGGCGCGAGGCGGCGGCGCTGTACCGGTTGATGACCTGGCTGTCGCCGGCGTTCCCCGTCGGCGGTTTCTCCTATTCCAGCGGCATCGAATGGGCGGTCGAAGCGGGCGACATCGTCGACGTCGCGACGCTGGCCGACTGGCTCGATGCGACGCTCGGCGACGGCTCGGGCTTTTGCGATGCGGTCTTCCTGGTCCAGGCCTATCGCGCCACCGAGGCGGGCGAGGAGACCTCCTTGCGCGACATCGCGGAACTCGCGAGCGCCTTCGTGCCGTCGCGCGAGCGGCAACTCGAGACTGTCTCGCAGGGCCGCGCCTTCATCGATATCTCCCGCGCCGCGTGGGATGCGGAAGGCCTGGATGCCATGGTTGCGGCATGCAGCACGCCACTGGTCTATCCCGTCGCCGTCGGTGTAGTTGCCGCAATGCACGGCGTGCCGCTGGCACCGACGCTGCACGCCTTCCTGCATGCGCTGGTCTCGAACTGGATCTCGGCGGCCAGCCGCCTCATTCCGCTCGGCCAGACCGACAGCCAACGCGTGCTGGTGAGGCTGGAAGCGGCGGTGGCCGCCACCGCCAGCCGTGCGCTGACTGCAGCATTGGACGATCTCGGCAGCGCCACCTTCCGCGCCGATCTCGCCAGCCTGCGGCACGAGACGCAGTATACGCGGTTGTTCAGGTCATGA
- the ureC gene encoding urease subunit alpha produces the protein MSVKIKRSVYADMFGPTTGDKVRLADTDLIIEVEKDFTTYGEEVKFGGGKVIRDGMGQSQVTNKQGAADTVITNALIVDHWGIVKADVAIKDGMISAIGKAGNPDIQPGVTIVIGPGTDVIAGEGKILTAGGFDSHIHFICPQQIEHALMSGVTSMLGGGTGPSHGTFATTCTPGPWHMGRMIQSFDAFPVNLGISGKGNASRPAALVEMIKGGACALKLHEDWGTTPAAIDNCLSVADDYDIQVMLHSDTLNESGFVEDTIKAFKGRTIHAFHTEGAGGGHAPDIIKVAGLKNVLPSSTNPTRPFTRNTIDEHLDMLMVCHHLDPSIAEDLAFAESRIRKETIAAEDILHDLGALSMMSSDSQAMGRLGEVIIRTWQTADKMKKQRGSLPQDKGKDNDNFRVKRYIAKYTINPAIAHGVSKLIGSVEKGKLADLVLWSPAFFGVKPDCIVKGGTIVAAPMGDPNASIPTPQPVHYQPMFGAFGRARTSSSVVFTSRAAITGGLARKLGIEKKLYAVQNTRSKISKKSMIHNDATPNIEVDPETYEVRADGELLTCAPAEVLPMAQRYFMY, from the coding sequence ATGTCCGTCAAAATAAAGCGTTCCGTCTATGCCGACATGTTCGGCCCGACCACCGGCGACAAGGTGCGGCTGGCCGATACCGATCTCATCATCGAGGTCGAGAAGGATTTCACCACTTACGGCGAGGAGGTGAAATTCGGCGGCGGCAAGGTGATCCGCGACGGCATGGGCCAGTCGCAGGTCACCAACAAGCAGGGCGCGGCCGACACGGTCATCACCAATGCGCTGATCGTCGATCACTGGGGCATCGTGAAGGCCGACGTCGCCATCAAGGACGGCATGATCTCCGCGATCGGCAAGGCCGGCAATCCCGACATCCAGCCCGGCGTCACCATCGTCATCGGACCCGGCACCGACGTGATCGCGGGCGAAGGCAAGATCCTCACGGCCGGCGGCTTCGACAGCCACATCCATTTCATCTGCCCGCAGCAGATCGAGCACGCGCTGATGTCAGGCGTCACCTCGATGCTCGGCGGCGGCACCGGTCCCTCGCACGGCACCTTCGCCACCACCTGCACGCCGGGGCCGTGGCACATGGGCCGGATGATCCAGTCGTTCGACGCCTTCCCGGTCAATCTCGGCATCTCCGGCAAGGGCAACGCCTCGCGCCCCGCCGCGCTGGTCGAGATGATCAAGGGCGGTGCCTGCGCGCTGAAGCTGCACGAGGACTGGGGCACCACGCCGGCCGCGATCGACAACTGCCTGTCGGTCGCCGACGATTACGATATCCAGGTGATGCTGCATTCCGACACGCTGAACGAATCCGGCTTCGTCGAGGACACCATCAAGGCGTTCAAGGGCCGCACCATCCACGCCTTCCACACCGAAGGCGCCGGGGGCGGTCACGCCCCTGACATCATCAAGGTCGCCGGGCTGAAGAACGTGCTGCCGTCCTCGACCAATCCGACGCGGCCCTTCACCCGCAACACCATCGACGAGCATCTCGACATGCTGATGGTGTGCCACCACCTCGATCCCTCGATTGCGGAAGATCTGGCGTTCGCGGAAAGCCGTATCCGCAAGGAGACGATCGCGGCCGAAGACATCCTGCACGATCTCGGCGCGCTCTCGATGATGTCCTCGGACTCGCAGGCCATGGGCCGCCTCGGCGAGGTCATCATTCGCACCTGGCAGACCGCCGACAAGATGAAGAAGCAGCGCGGTTCGCTGCCGCAGGACAAGGGCAAGGACAACGACAACTTCCGCGTCAAGCGCTACATCGCCAAGTACACGATCAACCCCGCGATCGCGCACGGCGTGTCGAAGCTGATCGGCTCGGTCGAGAAGGGCAAGCTCGCGGATCTCGTGCTGTGGTCGCCGGCCTTCTTCGGCGTCAAGCCGGATTGCATCGTCAAGGGCGGCACCATCGTCGCAGCGCCCATGGGCGATCCAAATGCCTCGATCCCGACGCCGCAGCCGGTGCACTATCAGCCGATGTTCGGCGCCTTCGGGAGAGCGCGTACCTCGTCCTCGGTGGTCTTCACCTCGAGGGCTGCGATCACCGGGGGTCTCGCGCGAAAGCTCGGCATCGAGAAGAAGCTCTATGCGGTCCAGAACACCCGCAGCAAGATCTCCAAGAAGAGCATGATCCACAACGACGCCACGCCCAATATCGAGGTCGATCCGGAGACCTACGAGGTTCGCGCCGACGGCGAGCTGCTCACCTGCGCGCCGGCGGAGGTGCTGCCGATGGCGCAGCGATATTTCATGTACTGA